From Eptesicus fuscus isolate TK198812 chromosome 13, DD_ASM_mEF_20220401, whole genome shotgun sequence, the proteins below share one genomic window:
- the C2CD2L gene encoding phospholipid transfer protein C2CD2L isoform X2 gives MEPGRALRDAGWAALLVLFAASLLTVLGWLLQSARGWWRRGAPGDRSPGPAPAAEPGGPLRELGVWRSLLRLRAAPTGAPGEPGVRGLLASLFAFKSFRENWQRAWVRALNEQACRAGSSIQIAFEEVPQLFPRASIGHVTCVDQSENTMVLHCQLSAEEVMFPVSVTQQSPAAVSMETYHITLTLPPTQLEINLKEIPGEGLLVSWAFRNRPDLSLTVRPKLQARERGEEQVEVSTIEELIEDAIVSTQPAMMVHLRACSAPGGLVPSEKPLTLSQAQPASPRPTRLLLRQLRASHLGSELEGTGDLRCMAELDNPMQQTWTKSARAGPEVEWTEDLALDLGPQSRELVLRVLRSSHCGDAELLGQATLPVGSPSRPLSRRQVCPLTPGPGKALGPAATVAVELQYEEGSPRNPTPSTPRPSITPTKKVELDRTIMPDGTIVTTVTTVQSRPRTVDGRSDSPSRSPSKVEVTEKTTVLSESGGPSSASHSSSRESRLANGLDPVAETAIRQLTAPSGRAAKRTPTKRSTLVISGVSKVPIAQDELALSLGYAASLEALAQDSAGDGSGPSPPPSDPPAAFPGALDALSSPTSVQEADETTRSDISERPSVDDVESETGSTGALETRSLKDHKVSFLRSGTKLIFRRRPRQKEAGLSQSHDDLSDAMASPSVRKKAGSFSRRLIKRFSFKSKPKANGSPSPQL, from the exons ATGGAGCCGGGCCGGGCCCTGCGGGACGCCGGCTGGGCGGCCCTGCTGGTCCTGTTCGCGGCCTCGCTGCTCACGGTGCTCGGCTGGCTGCTGCAGTCCGCGCGCGGCtggtggcggcggggggcgccCGGGGACCGGAGCCCGGGACCCGCTCCAGCGGCCGAGCCCGGGGGGCCCCTGCGGGAGCTGGGAGTGTGGCGCTCGCTGCTGAGGCTGCGGGCCGCTCCGACCGGCGCCCCGGGGGAGCCCGGCGTCCGGGGCCTCCTGGCGTCCCTGTTCGCCTTCAAGTCTTTCCGAGAGAACTGGCAGCGGGCGTGGGTGCGAGCGCTCAACGAGCAGGCCTGCCGGGCCGGG AGCTCTATCCAGATCGCCTTTGAGGAGGTGCCCCAACTCTTCCCCAGAGCCAGCATTGGTCATGTGACCTGTGTAGACCAATCAGAGAACACCATG GTGCTGCATTGTCAGCTCTCTGCTGAGGAGGTGATGTTCCCAGTTTCTGTGACCCAACAGTCCCCCGCTGCCGTCTCCATGGAGACCTACCACATCACTCTGACACTGCCACCAAcacag TTGGAAATTAACCTGAAGGAAATCCCTGGCGAGGGGCTCCTTGTGTCCTGGGCCTTCAGGAATCGCCCAGATCTCAGCCTGACAGTGCGTCCCAAGCTGCAGGCCAGAGAG AGAGGTGAGGAGCAAGTGGAGGTCTCCACGATTGAGGAGCTGATAGAGGATGCCATCGTCAGCACCCAGCCAGCCATGATGGTCCACCTCAGGGCGTGCTCTGCCCCTGGCGGGCTG GTGCCCAGTGAGAAGCCCCTCACGCtgtcccaggcccagccagccagccccagacCCACCCGGTTACTCCTCCGGCAGCTTCGGGCCTCGCACCTGGGGAGTGAGCTGGAAG GCACTGGGGACCTGCGCTGCATGGCCGAGCTCGACAACCCCATGCAGCAGACGTGGACCAAGTCCGCGAGGGCGGGTCCCGAGGTGGAGTGGACGGAGGACCTGGCCCT GGATCTGGGCCCCCAGAGCCGGGAGCTGGTCCTCAGGgtgctgaggagcagccactgcggAGACG CCGAACTCCTGGGCCAGGCCACACTGCCCGTGGGCTCCCCTTCCAGACCACTGTCCCGGAGACAGGTGTGCCCACTCACCCCGGGGCCCGGCAAAGCCCTGGGACCCGCAGCCACCGTGGCCGTGGAG CTTCAGTATGAGGAGGGTTCCCCCCGGAACCCCACCCCCTCCACGCCACGCCCCAGTATCACACCTACCAAGAAGGTCGAGCTGGACCGCACCATCATGCCTGATGGCACCATTGTCACCACGGTCACCACTGTCCAGTCCCGGCCTCGCACTGTAGATGGCAGATCAG actccccctcccgctccccgtcCAAGGTGGAGGTGACCGAGAAGACGACGGTGCTGAGTGAGAGCGGCGGCCCCAGCAGCGCCTCCCACAGCAGCAGCC gggagagccGCCTGGCCAACGGCCTGGACCCTGTGGCGGAGACGGCCATTCGCCAGCTGACGGCGCCCAGCGGGCGGGCGGCCAAGAGGACACCCACAAAGCGGAGCACCCTCGTCATCTCAGGTGTCTCCAAG GTGCCCATTGCGCAGGACGAGCTGGCGCTGTCGCTGGGCTACGCGGCCTCTCTCGAGGCCTTGGCGCAGGACTCTGCCGGAGACGGCAgcggcccctctcccccgccctcggACCCCCCCGCCGCCTTTCCAGGAGCCCTGGAcgccctctccagccccaccaGTGTCCAGGAGGCAGATGAGACCACACGTTCGGACATTTCCGAGAGGCCGTCTGTGGATGATGTTGAGTCGGAAACAGGATCGACTGGTGCCCTGGAGACCCGCAGCCTCAAGGATCACAAAG TGAGTTTCCTGCGCAGCGGCACGAAGCTCATCTTCCGCCGGAGACCCCGCCAGAAGGAGGCCGGCCTGAGCCAGTCGCACGATGACCTCTCGGACGCCATGGCCTCGCCCAGTGTCCGCAAGAAGGCCGGCAGCTTTTCCCGCCGCCTCATCAAGCGCTTTTCCTTCAAGTCCAAGCCCAAGGCCAatggcagccccagcccccagctctga
- the C2CD2L gene encoding phospholipid transfer protein C2CD2L isoform X1 encodes MEPGRALRDAGWAALLVLFAASLLTVLGWLLQSARGWWRRGAPGDRSPGPAPAAEPGGPLRELGVWRSLLRLRAAPTGAPGEPGVRGLLASLFAFKSFRENWQRAWVRALNEQACRAGSSIQIAFEEVPQLFPRASIGHVTCVDQSENTMVLHCQLSAEEVMFPVSVTQQSPAAVSMETYHITLTLPPTQLEINLKEIPGEGLLVSWAFRNRPDLSLTVRPKLQARERGEEQVEVSTIEELIEDAIVSTQPAMMVHLRACSAPGGLVPSEKPLTLSQAQPASPRPTRLLLRQLRASHLGSELEGTGDLRCMAELDNPMQQTWTKSARAGPEVEWTEDLALDLGPQSRELVLRVLRSSHCGDAELLGQATLPVGSPSRPLSRRQVCPLTPGPGKALGPAATVAVELQYEEGSPRNPTPSTPRPSITPTKKVELDRTIMPDGTIVTTVTTVQSRPRTVDGRSADSPSRSPSKVEVTEKTTVLSESGGPSSASHSSSRESRLANGLDPVAETAIRQLTAPSGRAAKRTPTKRSTLVISGVSKVPIAQDELALSLGYAASLEALAQDSAGDGSGPSPPPSDPPAAFPGALDALSSPTSVQEADETTRSDISERPSVDDVESETGSTGALETRSLKDHKVSFLRSGTKLIFRRRPRQKEAGLSQSHDDLSDAMASPSVRKKAGSFSRRLIKRFSFKSKPKANGSPSPQL; translated from the exons ATGGAGCCGGGCCGGGCCCTGCGGGACGCCGGCTGGGCGGCCCTGCTGGTCCTGTTCGCGGCCTCGCTGCTCACGGTGCTCGGCTGGCTGCTGCAGTCCGCGCGCGGCtggtggcggcggggggcgccCGGGGACCGGAGCCCGGGACCCGCTCCAGCGGCCGAGCCCGGGGGGCCCCTGCGGGAGCTGGGAGTGTGGCGCTCGCTGCTGAGGCTGCGGGCCGCTCCGACCGGCGCCCCGGGGGAGCCCGGCGTCCGGGGCCTCCTGGCGTCCCTGTTCGCCTTCAAGTCTTTCCGAGAGAACTGGCAGCGGGCGTGGGTGCGAGCGCTCAACGAGCAGGCCTGCCGGGCCGGG AGCTCTATCCAGATCGCCTTTGAGGAGGTGCCCCAACTCTTCCCCAGAGCCAGCATTGGTCATGTGACCTGTGTAGACCAATCAGAGAACACCATG GTGCTGCATTGTCAGCTCTCTGCTGAGGAGGTGATGTTCCCAGTTTCTGTGACCCAACAGTCCCCCGCTGCCGTCTCCATGGAGACCTACCACATCACTCTGACACTGCCACCAAcacag TTGGAAATTAACCTGAAGGAAATCCCTGGCGAGGGGCTCCTTGTGTCCTGGGCCTTCAGGAATCGCCCAGATCTCAGCCTGACAGTGCGTCCCAAGCTGCAGGCCAGAGAG AGAGGTGAGGAGCAAGTGGAGGTCTCCACGATTGAGGAGCTGATAGAGGATGCCATCGTCAGCACCCAGCCAGCCATGATGGTCCACCTCAGGGCGTGCTCTGCCCCTGGCGGGCTG GTGCCCAGTGAGAAGCCCCTCACGCtgtcccaggcccagccagccagccccagacCCACCCGGTTACTCCTCCGGCAGCTTCGGGCCTCGCACCTGGGGAGTGAGCTGGAAG GCACTGGGGACCTGCGCTGCATGGCCGAGCTCGACAACCCCATGCAGCAGACGTGGACCAAGTCCGCGAGGGCGGGTCCCGAGGTGGAGTGGACGGAGGACCTGGCCCT GGATCTGGGCCCCCAGAGCCGGGAGCTGGTCCTCAGGgtgctgaggagcagccactgcggAGACG CCGAACTCCTGGGCCAGGCCACACTGCCCGTGGGCTCCCCTTCCAGACCACTGTCCCGGAGACAGGTGTGCCCACTCACCCCGGGGCCCGGCAAAGCCCTGGGACCCGCAGCCACCGTGGCCGTGGAG CTTCAGTATGAGGAGGGTTCCCCCCGGAACCCCACCCCCTCCACGCCACGCCCCAGTATCACACCTACCAAGAAGGTCGAGCTGGACCGCACCATCATGCCTGATGGCACCATTGTCACCACGGTCACCACTGTCCAGTCCCGGCCTCGCACTGTAGATGGCAGATCAG cagactccccctcccgctccccgtcCAAGGTGGAGGTGACCGAGAAGACGACGGTGCTGAGTGAGAGCGGCGGCCCCAGCAGCGCCTCCCACAGCAGCAGCC gggagagccGCCTGGCCAACGGCCTGGACCCTGTGGCGGAGACGGCCATTCGCCAGCTGACGGCGCCCAGCGGGCGGGCGGCCAAGAGGACACCCACAAAGCGGAGCACCCTCGTCATCTCAGGTGTCTCCAAG GTGCCCATTGCGCAGGACGAGCTGGCGCTGTCGCTGGGCTACGCGGCCTCTCTCGAGGCCTTGGCGCAGGACTCTGCCGGAGACGGCAgcggcccctctcccccgccctcggACCCCCCCGCCGCCTTTCCAGGAGCCCTGGAcgccctctccagccccaccaGTGTCCAGGAGGCAGATGAGACCACACGTTCGGACATTTCCGAGAGGCCGTCTGTGGATGATGTTGAGTCGGAAACAGGATCGACTGGTGCCCTGGAGACCCGCAGCCTCAAGGATCACAAAG TGAGTTTCCTGCGCAGCGGCACGAAGCTCATCTTCCGCCGGAGACCCCGCCAGAAGGAGGCCGGCCTGAGCCAGTCGCACGATGACCTCTCGGACGCCATGGCCTCGCCCAGTGTCCGCAAGAAGGCCGGCAGCTTTTCCCGCCGCCTCATCAAGCGCTTTTCCTTCAAGTCCAAGCCCAAGGCCAatggcagccccagcccccagctctga
- the C2CD2L gene encoding phospholipid transfer protein C2CD2L isoform X3, with protein MEPGRALRDAGWAALLVLFAASLLTVLGWLLQSARGWWRRGAPGDRSPGPAPAAEPGGPLRELGVWRSLLRLRAAPTGAPGEPGVRGLLASLFAFKSFRENWQRAWVRALNEQACRAGSSIQIAFEEVPQLFPRASIGHVTCVDQSENTMVLHCQLSAEEVMFPVSVTQQSPAAVSMETYHITLTLPPTQLEINLKEIPGEGLLVSWAFRNRPDLSLTVRPKLQARERGEEQVEVSTIEELIEDAIVSTQPAMMVHLRACSAPGGLVPSEKPLTLSQAQPASPRPTRLLLRQLRASHLGSELEGTGDLRCMAELDNPMQQTWTKSARAGPEVEWTEDLALDLGPQSRELVLRVLRSSHCGDAELLGQATLPVGSPSRPLSRRQVCPLTPGPGKALGPAATVAVELQYEEGSPRNPTPSTPRPSITPTKKVELDRTIMPDGTIVTTVTTVQSRPRTVDGRSADSPSRSPSKVEVTEKTTVLSESGGPSSASHSSSREPERSRVHRLPSRGEPPGQRPGPCGGDGHSPADGAQRAGGQEDTHKAEHPRHLRCLQGAHCAGRAGAVAGLRGLSRGLGAGLCRRRQRPLSPALGPPRRLSRSPGRPLQPHQCPGGR; from the exons ATGGAGCCGGGCCGGGCCCTGCGGGACGCCGGCTGGGCGGCCCTGCTGGTCCTGTTCGCGGCCTCGCTGCTCACGGTGCTCGGCTGGCTGCTGCAGTCCGCGCGCGGCtggtggcggcggggggcgccCGGGGACCGGAGCCCGGGACCCGCTCCAGCGGCCGAGCCCGGGGGGCCCCTGCGGGAGCTGGGAGTGTGGCGCTCGCTGCTGAGGCTGCGGGCCGCTCCGACCGGCGCCCCGGGGGAGCCCGGCGTCCGGGGCCTCCTGGCGTCCCTGTTCGCCTTCAAGTCTTTCCGAGAGAACTGGCAGCGGGCGTGGGTGCGAGCGCTCAACGAGCAGGCCTGCCGGGCCGGG AGCTCTATCCAGATCGCCTTTGAGGAGGTGCCCCAACTCTTCCCCAGAGCCAGCATTGGTCATGTGACCTGTGTAGACCAATCAGAGAACACCATG GTGCTGCATTGTCAGCTCTCTGCTGAGGAGGTGATGTTCCCAGTTTCTGTGACCCAACAGTCCCCCGCTGCCGTCTCCATGGAGACCTACCACATCACTCTGACACTGCCACCAAcacag TTGGAAATTAACCTGAAGGAAATCCCTGGCGAGGGGCTCCTTGTGTCCTGGGCCTTCAGGAATCGCCCAGATCTCAGCCTGACAGTGCGTCCCAAGCTGCAGGCCAGAGAG AGAGGTGAGGAGCAAGTGGAGGTCTCCACGATTGAGGAGCTGATAGAGGATGCCATCGTCAGCACCCAGCCAGCCATGATGGTCCACCTCAGGGCGTGCTCTGCCCCTGGCGGGCTG GTGCCCAGTGAGAAGCCCCTCACGCtgtcccaggcccagccagccagccccagacCCACCCGGTTACTCCTCCGGCAGCTTCGGGCCTCGCACCTGGGGAGTGAGCTGGAAG GCACTGGGGACCTGCGCTGCATGGCCGAGCTCGACAACCCCATGCAGCAGACGTGGACCAAGTCCGCGAGGGCGGGTCCCGAGGTGGAGTGGACGGAGGACCTGGCCCT GGATCTGGGCCCCCAGAGCCGGGAGCTGGTCCTCAGGgtgctgaggagcagccactgcggAGACG CCGAACTCCTGGGCCAGGCCACACTGCCCGTGGGCTCCCCTTCCAGACCACTGTCCCGGAGACAGGTGTGCCCACTCACCCCGGGGCCCGGCAAAGCCCTGGGACCCGCAGCCACCGTGGCCGTGGAG CTTCAGTATGAGGAGGGTTCCCCCCGGAACCCCACCCCCTCCACGCCACGCCCCAGTATCACACCTACCAAGAAGGTCGAGCTGGACCGCACCATCATGCCTGATGGCACCATTGTCACCACGGTCACCACTGTCCAGTCCCGGCCTCGCACTGTAGATGGCAGATCAG cagactccccctcccgctccccgtcCAAGGTGGAGGTGACCGAGAAGACGACGGTGCTGAGTGAGAGCGGCGGCCCCAGCAGCGCCTCCCACAGCAGCAGCC GGGAGCCGGAGCGGAGTCGGGTCCACCGTCtgcccagcaggggagagccGCCTGGCCAACGGCCTGGACCCTGTGGCGGAGACGGCCATTCGCCAGCTGACGGCGCCCAGCGGGCGGGCGGCCAAGAGGACACCCACAAAGCGGAGCACCCTCGTCATCTCAGGTGTCTCCAAG GTGCCCATTGCGCAGGACGAGCTGGCGCTGTCGCTGGGCTACGCGGCCTCTCTCGAGGCCTTGGCGCAGGACTCTGCCGGAGACGGCAgcggcccctctcccccgccctcggACCCCCCCGCCGCCTTTCCAGGAGCCCTGGAcgccctctccagccccaccaGTGTCCAGGAGGCAGATGA